The following are encoded together in the Candidatus Liberimonas magnetica genome:
- a CDS encoding redox-sensing transcriptional repressor Rex, protein MLPINRNCIIRLSQYRHSINKFKALGFLKIFSDNLAEAVGVTSTQVRKDFSLFKISGNKRGGYDLDALSNRLNEILGKNEIHKCILVGAGKIGTALLKYKGFESQGIEIIAAFDIDPSKMTGSGSIPVLSLEELDSFVKKNHVKIGIITAPDIAAQQIADKLVNSGIKGILNFAPIQLRCPSDVIINNVNLVAELENVIYFVNISEKSKGRQ, encoded by the coding sequence ATGCTGCCTATAAACAGAAACTGTATAATTCGACTTTCACAGTACCGCCATTCAATAAACAAATTCAAAGCACTGGGTTTTTTAAAGATCTTTTCTGACAATCTTGCTGAAGCCGTAGGTGTTACATCAACACAGGTGAGGAAAGATTTCTCATTGTTCAAAATATCCGGAAATAAACGCGGAGGGTACGACCTGGATGCTCTTTCCAACAGGTTAAACGAAATCCTGGGCAAAAATGAAATTCATAAATGTATACTTGTAGGTGCGGGAAAAATCGGCACGGCTCTTCTCAAATACAAGGGGTTTGAAAGCCAGGGTATTGAAATAATCGCAGCATTTGATATCGACCCTTCCAAAATGACGGGAAGCGGAAGCATTCCGGTCCTAAGTCTTGAGGAACTTGACAGTTTTGTTAAGAAAAATCATGTTAAGATAGGAATTATTACAGCGCCTGACATAGCTGCCCAGCAAATTGCAGATAAACTAGTTAATTCTGGGATAAAAGGCATCCTAAATTTTGCGCCAATTCAATTGCGCTGCCCCTCCGATGTTATTATTAATAATGTCAACCTGGTAGCCGAACTTGAAAATGTTATCTATTTTGTGAATATCTCCGAAAAATCAAAAGGCAGGCAGTGA